From the Leptospira sp. WS60.C2 genome, one window contains:
- a CDS encoding transketolase, producing MEKIEVAKKFANDIRIQVIKMVTAANSGHPGGPLGLADIYAALYTSILNHDPKNPEWPDRDRLILSNGHVCAVRYAAMGLSGYFPVEDLLTFRNINSYLQGHPSTRYMKGIESSSGSLGQGLSVSVGLALGAKLKKETYKIYTCISDGECGEGMTWEAAQSAVHFKTDNLIAFMDRNYIQIDGNTEEVMKLEPLDKKFEMFGWNVINADGHNMEEIFSAFAKAKQHTGGPTLIVFRTILGKGVSYMENNPKWHGTPPNKEQEAQALAELA from the coding sequence ATGGAAAAAATTGAAGTCGCAAAGAAATTTGCAAATGATATCCGAATCCAAGTCATCAAAATGGTGACGGCCGCAAACTCTGGTCACCCAGGTGGACCACTAGGACTTGCTGATATCTATGCGGCACTTTACACTTCCATCTTAAATCATGATCCTAAAAATCCAGAATGGCCTGATAGAGATCGATTGATCCTCTCAAACGGTCACGTGTGTGCAGTCCGTTATGCAGCAATGGGTCTTTCAGGTTACTTCCCAGTAGAAGACCTTTTGACTTTTCGAAATATCAATTCTTACTTACAAGGCCATCCTTCGACTCGTTATATGAAAGGAATTGAGTCAAGTTCTGGTTCACTTGGACAAGGTCTTTCTGTTTCAGTAGGACTTGCGCTAGGTGCTAAGTTAAAGAAAGAGACATATAAAATTTATACATGTATTTCTGATGGTGAATGTGGAGAAGGTATGACTTGGGAAGCTGCACAATCAGCTGTTCACTTCAAAACAGATAACCTCATTGCGTTTATGGATCGTAACTACATTCAAATTGATGGTAACACAGAAGAAGTGATGAAATTAGAACCATTGGATAAAAAATTTGAAATGTTTGGTTGGAATGTGATCAATGCAGACGGACATAATATGGAAGAAATCTTCTCTGCATTTGCAAAAGCAAAACAACACACTGGTGGACCAACGCTTATTGTGTTTAGAACCATTTTAGGCAAAGGTGTTTCTTATATGGAAAACAATCCAAAGTGGCATGGTACTCCACCAAATAAAGAACAAGAAGCACAAGCTCTTGCAGAATTAGCTTAA
- a CDS encoding transglutaminase-like domain-containing protein: MGQNSFPDFYPDDITRLLYDWEIAPAEKKRFLLKLIASRIPWQIQLESALDEVKDPYLRVQARNLKSEILRHRLRHSFFKLTLRGTTNHYKDLEEMVVQLSSIGFPDQNYAEIKQELDRIALRISELYDDHAGYLTDELKVQILCQVMFQEEGFVGNIQNYNDPGNSYLFQVMKSRLGIPISLSVVYLLVAQRLGLPLYGTNLPLHFLLQYESEGYFTYIDPFHGGVLLDKFTCEKFLEANGYSNSPKYFTKASTLSMIKRMCRNLLHIYRDNQSKEMEHMIKDHLQILESRSTHVE, from the coding sequence ATGGGACAAAACTCTTTTCCTGATTTTTACCCGGATGATATCACTCGTTTATTGTATGATTGGGAAATTGCTCCTGCAGAAAAAAAACGTTTTCTCTTAAAACTCATTGCTTCGCGCATTCCATGGCAAATTCAGTTGGAATCTGCCTTGGATGAAGTGAAAGATCCTTATCTTCGTGTCCAAGCTCGTAATTTAAAATCAGAAATTCTCCGTCATCGTTTACGACATTCATTCTTTAAACTAACGTTACGTGGAACAACAAATCATTATAAAGACTTAGAAGAGATGGTGGTTCAGCTGTCTAGCATTGGTTTCCCTGATCAAAACTATGCTGAGATCAAACAAGAGTTAGATCGAATCGCTCTTCGCATTTCTGAGTTATATGATGATCATGCTGGATATCTTACTGATGAATTAAAAGTGCAAATCCTTTGCCAGGTGATGTTCCAAGAAGAAGGTTTTGTTGGAAACATCCAAAACTATAATGATCCAGGAAATTCCTATTTATTCCAAGTGATGAAAAGCCGTTTGGGAATTCCTATTTCATTATCGGTTGTTTATCTTCTTGTTGCACAACGACTTGGATTACCTTTATACGGGACCAATCTTCCTTTGCATTTTCTTTTACAATACGAATCTGAAGGATATTTCACCTACATCGACCCTTTTCATGGTGGTGTTTTATTAGATAAGTTCACTTGTGAAAAATTTTTGGAAGCAAATGGATATTCCAATTCACCAAAATATTTCACAAAAGCATCCACACTTTCTATGATCAAACGTATGTGCCGTAATTTACTGCACATTTACCGAGACAATCAGTCAAAAGAAATGGAACATATGATTAAGGATCACCTTCAGATTCTCGAGAGCCGTTCCACACATGTGGAATAA
- a CDS encoding polyprenyl synthetase family protein → MKSKFNIQSVLSKFDKNLDGIIQEDIPILKKIKKQVITSGGKRIRPFAHYLFCQFLNVKDVSWLDVGSVAELIHAASLLHDDVVDNAPIRRGKPTIGSSFGNKTAILAGDYLLACGISRLNSLGNPELMEIFSQVLRDLSVSELLQMEWEKNPKITLKIYDQIIYGKTASLFGVCTEAAAILAKKSNAERKQFRQFGVRLGKLFQKKDDCLDYFEDSKTSGKEFLKDFKNGLYTYPVLVLRTKLNLIEKSKLQKMFQKENRDVKDESVILEMMDSKNISNLLHKELEAEKNDLLQFLFQFPKTEERELFIEQLNRLT, encoded by the coding sequence ATGAAATCAAAATTCAATATTCAATCTGTATTGTCGAAGTTTGATAAAAATTTGGATGGAATTATCCAAGAAGACATTCCGATTCTCAAAAAAATCAAAAAACAAGTCATAACTTCTGGTGGCAAAAGGATTCGACCCTTCGCTCATTATCTCTTTTGTCAGTTTTTAAATGTTAAGGATGTAAGTTGGCTTGATGTAGGCAGTGTTGCTGAACTCATTCATGCAGCAAGTTTACTTCATGATGATGTGGTAGATAATGCTCCCATTCGCCGGGGAAAACCTACGATTGGCTCTAGTTTCGGAAACAAAACAGCGATTCTTGCGGGTGATTATTTGCTTGCCTGTGGGATCAGCCGTCTCAATTCTCTCGGCAATCCTGAGCTTATGGAAATTTTTTCCCAAGTGTTGCGAGATTTGTCTGTCAGTGAACTATTACAGATGGAATGGGAAAAAAATCCAAAAATTACGCTGAAGATTTATGACCAAATCATCTACGGAAAAACTGCATCTCTGTTCGGCGTTTGTACAGAAGCTGCCGCGATTTTAGCTAAGAAATCGAATGCAGAGAGAAAACAGTTTCGCCAATTCGGTGTTAGACTAGGAAAACTGTTTCAGAAAAAAGATGATTGTTTGGATTATTTTGAGGATTCCAAAACAAGTGGTAAAGAGTTCCTTAAGGATTTTAAAAATGGACTTTATACCTATCCTGTTTTGGTATTGAGAACAAAGTTAAATTTAATTGAGAAATCAAAATTACAGAAAATGTTTCAAAAAGAAAATCGCGATGTTAAAGATGAATCCGTCATTTTAGAAATGATGGATTCCAAAAACATCTCAAACCTATTGCACAAAGAATTAGAAGCTGAAAAAAATGACCTTTTACAGTTTTTATTTCAATTTCCTAAAACAGAAGAACGAGAACTTTTCATCGAACAATTAAATCGACTGACTTAG
- a CDS encoding ATP-binding protein, producing the protein MVRFVVVLFCFPFLLWAEGENQLFHIGTSPNSVSTKNLSPQSIYYFGFTKESHYYEIQVEEDPSRYFHFENGMLSELDCELFQEGKRIKRFQSGLLRKKLPDVSYTGGFLFPAKEKGTYRFRIQSDDTHRVNFRIQKESELFQYTKSLSLWQGLYLGLCILLCLFTAAQYVLLREKISLLLTFATSTILFTNVLRSGLFYEYGFSNFEWFYRYMPGLLSLSPIGFVLFLREYLQLKQFHPNFNRYISIYIYILLVSIFVAIVDLQLYFRFIYTNSFMLSTACFGYSIYCLIKKKEHAHVLFFAFLVRQISTILLIFTNTGYLPSFPFLSSANEIGAAIQMTIFTIVVSKFQIQSRIIKEQTVTKVNEELEFMVSERTKEIQLQKEKLENTIFQLSQTESQLALSEKMTELGKLVAGVAHEINNPLSAIKASIETLMESKQNETFQLGTKENIYDNLTEHEILTLKRMFQYQSDFGLVASYTERKEKKAELKNILKVNGLDYDEATLEKFLDVGITKLEENEILLLQRGKEKLTDLIIEEKNFRLHLSIIQIAVDRSSKIILALKNFSRITNSEHRKIFTLLENIETVITIYQYRMRSRVSLKKIFLTDATLLGWPEDLMRVWTNLILNALEAMKQKGNLTISSEKNGKYVEVRVIDNGSGIPTEIQKKIFEPFFTTKQQGEGTGMGLGITKSIIEKHNGTISLESEPGRTCFTITLPAIELIDPYEMK; encoded by the coding sequence TTGGTTCGCTTCGTCGTAGTCCTTTTCTGCTTTCCCTTTCTATTATGGGCAGAAGGGGAAAACCAATTATTCCACATAGGCACAAGCCCTAACTCAGTCTCAACAAAAAACCTATCTCCACAATCGATCTATTACTTTGGCTTCACAAAAGAAAGCCATTATTATGAGATACAAGTCGAAGAAGATCCCTCGCGATATTTTCACTTTGAAAATGGAATGTTGTCAGAATTGGATTGTGAACTTTTCCAAGAGGGAAAAAGAATCAAACGATTTCAATCAGGACTCTTACGAAAAAAACTTCCAGACGTTTCTTACACAGGCGGATTTTTATTCCCTGCAAAAGAAAAAGGGACTTACCGATTTCGAATTCAATCAGATGACACTCATCGAGTTAATTTTCGAATTCAAAAAGAATCAGAACTTTTTCAATACACAAAATCTTTATCTCTTTGGCAAGGTCTCTATCTAGGGCTCTGCATTTTATTGTGTTTGTTTACTGCTGCACAGTATGTATTGCTCAGAGAAAAGATTTCACTTCTTCTAACGTTTGCAACTTCTACCATTCTATTTACAAATGTTCTTCGATCAGGATTATTTTACGAATATGGTTTTAGTAACTTTGAGTGGTTTTATCGTTATATGCCCGGTTTATTGTCGCTAAGTCCCATTGGATTTGTCTTATTTTTAAGAGAGTATTTACAACTCAAACAGTTTCACCCCAACTTCAATCGATACATCTCGATTTATATCTATATCTTATTGGTTTCTATTTTTGTTGCAATCGTTGATTTACAGTTATACTTTCGTTTCATTTATACAAATAGTTTTATGTTATCCACTGCTTGTTTTGGATATTCAATCTACTGTTTGATCAAAAAAAAAGAACATGCACATGTATTATTCTTTGCATTCCTAGTAAGACAAATCAGCACTATATTGCTAATATTCACAAATACAGGTTATTTACCCTCTTTTCCATTTTTAAGTTCAGCGAATGAAATCGGTGCTGCCATCCAAATGACAATCTTCACGATTGTAGTTTCAAAATTCCAAATTCAATCCAGAATCATCAAGGAACAGACTGTAACGAAAGTAAACGAAGAATTGGAATTTATGGTTTCCGAAAGAACGAAGGAAATACAATTGCAAAAAGAAAAATTAGAAAATACAATTTTTCAATTAAGCCAAACCGAAAGCCAACTCGCACTATCTGAAAAGATGACAGAGCTTGGAAAACTCGTTGCAGGTGTTGCTCACGAAATCAACAATCCACTCAGTGCCATCAAAGCCTCGATTGAAACATTGATGGAATCAAAACAAAACGAAACCTTCCAACTTGGAACGAAGGAAAATATTTACGACAATCTTACCGAGCATGAAATTCTTACATTAAAAAGAATGTTTCAATACCAATCTGATTTTGGATTGGTTGCTAGTTACACAGAAAGAAAAGAAAAGAAAGCCGAACTCAAAAATATCCTGAAAGTAAATGGATTGGATTATGATGAAGCCACTCTAGAAAAATTTTTAGATGTTGGTATAACGAAACTTGAGGAAAATGAAATATTGTTATTACAAAGAGGAAAAGAAAAACTCACCGATTTAATCATTGAAGAAAAAAACTTTCGATTACATCTTTCTATCATTCAAATTGCCGTTGATCGCTCTTCAAAAATCATATTAGCTCTTAAAAACTTTTCAAGAATCACGAATTCCGAACATCGTAAAATTTTCACATTACTAGAAAACATCGAAACAGTGATTACTATTTATCAATACCGAATGCGAAGCAGGGTATCTTTAAAAAAGATATTCCTTACAGATGCAACACTACTCGGTTGGCCGGAGGATCTAATGCGAGTTTGGACAAATCTAATCTTAAATGCATTAGAAGCGATGAAACAAAAAGGAAACCTTACAATCTCATCAGAAAAAAATGGAAAGTATGTAGAAGTTAGAGTGATTGACAACGGATCAGGAATTCCCACTGAAATTCAAAAAAAGATTTTTGAACCATTTTTTACCACCAAGCAACAAGGTGAAGGAACTGGGATGGGGCTTGGGATCACAAAATCAATTATCGAAAAACATAATGGAACCATATCACTTGAATCGGAACCAGGAAGAACCTGTTTTACCATCACACTTCCCGCGATTGAATTGATCGATCCTTATGAGATGAAATAA
- a CDS encoding chloride channel protein codes for MRLPYGLNSLFSIQGPRSIYVYSLLIGLLSGFGAYGFNWALTWTESFTFGNLIGYDPGTPAGDLHFHSVENVGELSRLWILFLPAFGGLLVGLITSFFCPEAQGGGTDSLIHAFHFNEGKIRTKVPFYKAIATILTLGSGGSGGKEGPTAQIGAGFGSSLANYLGAGARARRTLMLAGTAGGLGAIFRAPLGGAITAVEMVYQEDIESDSLVPCILSSVTAYLTYTSIAGSGSIFSVQEYSLNDYRHIPLYIVLGLLCYVVGYFFVKVYHWVQDIFSKLPLPNFLKPAFGGLIVGCIALLVPEVLGSGFGLIQRMINGEVLTSTSFGFSGPFFLLAVAIFKVFSTSLTVGSGSSGGLLGPSFAIGGMLGAFVGTMANVLFPELNIIVFPFLLVGMGSFFAGVARAPIAGMIMVCDMIGSYALLPALMIVAMIAVVLSHKISIYRNQIKNRFLSPSHHWDMNQDIMDRIRIIDHFTEFRKYAMVSEHLSLTQLQSNAPGIQASDFILIGSNEEYKGIVSLRKNRILPEYEQELKNLITCGEIVQDVPPVCQSDTLGKALRILLEYDVDKLAIVEENRCLGYLRYIDLFNAYQNEVKNKNKQSKSV; via the coding sequence ATGCGACTTCCTTATGGTCTCAATTCCCTTTTTTCGATCCAGGGACCGCGCTCGATTTATGTCTATTCTCTTTTGATTGGGCTTCTTTCTGGCTTTGGTGCGTATGGATTCAATTGGGCTTTGACATGGACCGAATCCTTTACCTTTGGCAATTTGATTGGATACGACCCAGGAACGCCTGCTGGTGATTTGCATTTCCATTCGGTAGAGAACGTAGGAGAATTGTCTCGCCTTTGGATTCTTTTTTTGCCTGCATTTGGCGGTTTGCTTGTAGGGCTCATCACCAGTTTTTTCTGCCCGGAAGCACAAGGGGGAGGGACCGATTCGCTGATCCATGCGTTTCATTTCAATGAAGGGAAAATTCGAACGAAAGTTCCTTTTTATAAAGCGATTGCCACAATACTCACGTTAGGTTCAGGAGGATCTGGTGGAAAAGAAGGTCCAACTGCACAAATCGGAGCAGGTTTTGGATCAAGTCTGGCAAATTATTTAGGGGCAGGGGCAAGGGCTAGGCGAACGTTAATGCTTGCAGGAACAGCAGGAGGTCTAGGTGCGATCTTTAGAGCTCCGTTAGGTGGTGCAATTACTGCTGTTGAGATGGTGTACCAAGAAGACATAGAAAGTGATTCTCTCGTTCCTTGTATTCTTTCCTCAGTCACTGCATATTTAACATATACGAGCATTGCTGGAAGTGGTTCTATTTTTTCCGTACAAGAATATAGTTTGAATGATTATCGACATATCCCTCTTTATATCGTCCTCGGCCTTTTGTGTTATGTAGTAGGTTATTTTTTTGTAAAAGTTTACCATTGGGTTCAGGATATTTTTTCGAAGTTACCATTGCCAAATTTTTTAAAACCAGCATTTGGTGGATTGATCGTTGGTTGTATTGCTCTCCTTGTTCCTGAAGTATTAGGTTCTGGATTTGGTCTTATCCAAAGGATGATCAATGGAGAAGTATTAACTTCCACTTCTTTTGGTTTTTCTGGTCCTTTCTTTTTATTGGCAGTTGCCATTTTTAAAGTATTTTCTACATCTCTTACTGTTGGATCTGGTAGTTCTGGTGGACTACTTGGACCTTCCTTTGCCATCGGTGGTATGTTAGGTGCATTTGTTGGCACAATGGCAAATGTACTTTTTCCGGAGCTCAATATCATTGTGTTTCCCTTTTTACTAGTGGGGATGGGTTCTTTTTTTGCAGGTGTGGCACGTGCTCCGATTGCAGGCATGATCATGGTATGTGATATGATTGGAAGTTATGCACTCCTTCCTGCCCTTATGATTGTTGCAATGATTGCAGTCGTTTTATCTCATAAGATTTCTATTTATCGAAATCAAATCAAAAATAGGTTTTTGTCTCCCTCTCATCATTGGGACATGAACCAAGACATAATGGATCGGATTCGTATCATCGATCATTTTACCGAGTTTCGAAAGTATGCGATGGTGTCAGAACATTTGTCATTAACGCAATTACAATCTAATGCACCAGGAATCCAAGCCAGTGATTTTATTTTGATTGGTTCGAATGAAGAATATAAAGGGATCGTTTCGCTTAGGAAAAATAGAATCCTCCCTGAATATGAACAAGAACTTAAAAATTTAATTACCTGCGGAGAAATTGTACAAGATGTGCCGCCAGTGTGTCAATCCGATACATTGGGAAAGGCACTTCGCATCTTATTAGAATATGATGTCGACAAACTTGCAATTGTCGAAGAAAATCGATGTTTAGGATATTTACGTTATATTGATTTGTTCAATGCCTATCAAAACGAAGTCAAAAATAAAAATAAACAATCTAAATCAGTGTGA
- a CDS encoding ATP-dependent zinc protease, which translates to MKQIPMKSYHKILTFVSCFVSKILGAFLVFLVLNCFGSGQVVEKKTDQHIKPITIPPQYLKPIIGRVEWVEFPNWKLKLRARIDTGALSSSINAVNIERVTENGETYILFDTFLNEKPIRLKSKFVKEAKVTSTSGVSEKRIMISEVIKIGKYKEETMFNLNDRENLNYPILIGRRFLRGKFLVDVSLSHQLGD; encoded by the coding sequence GTGAAACAAATTCCAATGAAGTCATATCATAAAATTCTAACTTTTGTATCTTGTTTTGTTTCAAAAATTCTTGGAGCATTTCTCGTTTTCTTGGTTCTAAATTGTTTTGGCTCAGGTCAAGTTGTTGAAAAAAAAACAGACCAACACATTAAACCAATTACCATCCCGCCTCAATATCTCAAACCCATCATTGGAAGAGTGGAATGGGTAGAATTTCCGAATTGGAAGTTGAAACTTCGGGCAAGGATTGATACGGGAGCTTTGTCTAGCTCTATCAATGCAGTCAATATTGAACGTGTCACTGAAAATGGTGAAACTTATATTTTATTTGATACTTTTTTGAACGAAAAGCCTATCCGTCTCAAAAGCAAATTTGTTAAAGAAGCCAAAGTGACTAGTACATCGGGAGTTTCGGAAAAGAGGATCATGATAAGTGAAGTGATTAAAATTGGGAAATACAAAGAAGAAACTATGTTTAACTTGAATGATCGTGAGAATTTAAATTATCCAATTTTGATCGGACGGAGATTTTTACGTGGAAAGTTTTTGGTGGATGTGTCTTTGTCACACCAATTAGGGGATTAA
- a CDS encoding 7TM domain-containing protein, whose product MDRKTYITVAILVIVPILSILYKLNVAELSLLPVSVDDTVNLQVVISPKENVALSEISFPIPKQFIQAKILKSNTKTEDLEFRVQKKQFGHLGIWEGEDWNSSVGYYAKIKMLPYENKDPEPDIPKPSKKTPEKEPYYLSLKPYSTEELILAKKLYEQIHPYDKDNVSSAKQIYYFISEEIINTYKDISLSDTIRLGSGSAYSQSLLFSLLCRMKGIQARTVAGFDLNKQSEKDNKSKLTFWNEIRFNGKWYFVSTYKNIFASSVTGYLPLWKSVEEKRNLGEEPATFRYTPYITKSNVNRYNFKEYSEEIASNNSFLRYYSLYSLPTPLQNLFRLVILIPIGALVLSVARNMIGIPTFGIFTPILLAMFFYETNLWFGIGFFLLMIVLGFFERYALDRFYLLAVPRLSILLTITVLTLILFSILNEEISIFNQMSVTLFPIVITTIFVERFSIMVIEEGVMHTMITLLGTLVIALVSYMIFFFGSLQILFFTHPELLLIVIAIQILLGLYKGYRVSELFRFKEIFKS is encoded by the coding sequence TTGGATCGAAAAACATATATCACTGTCGCTATTCTTGTCATCGTACCGATCCTTTCGATTTTATACAAACTGAACGTAGCCGAGTTGTCTTTATTGCCTGTCTCTGTCGATGATACGGTCAACTTGCAAGTTGTCATATCACCAAAAGAAAATGTTGCCCTTTCAGAAATCAGTTTTCCAATCCCAAAACAATTCATCCAAGCAAAGATTTTAAAATCCAATACCAAAACAGAAGATTTAGAATTCCGAGTGCAAAAAAAACAATTTGGACATTTGGGAATTTGGGAAGGAGAGGATTGGAATTCTTCGGTTGGCTATTATGCAAAAATCAAAATGTTACCGTATGAAAATAAAGATCCTGAGCCGGATATTCCAAAACCAAGCAAAAAAACTCCTGAGAAGGAACCTTATTACCTTTCGCTTAAACCATATTCTACTGAGGAGTTGATTTTAGCTAAAAAACTATACGAACAGATACATCCTTATGACAAAGATAATGTTTCTTCTGCAAAGCAGATTTATTATTTTATCTCTGAAGAAATTATCAATACCTATAAGGATATTTCACTTTCTGATACCATTCGGTTGGGAAGCGGTAGCGCCTACTCACAATCCTTATTATTTTCTTTGCTTTGTCGAATGAAAGGAATCCAAGCTCGTACAGTTGCAGGTTTTGATCTCAATAAACAATCCGAAAAAGATAACAAAAGCAAACTTACATTTTGGAATGAAATTCGTTTTAATGGAAAATGGTATTTCGTATCTACTTACAAAAACATTTTTGCAAGTTCAGTAACAGGATATCTTCCTTTATGGAAATCAGTAGAAGAAAAACGAAATCTTGGTGAAGAGCCAGCAACGTTTCGTTATACGCCCTATATTACAAAATCAAATGTGAATCGATATAATTTCAAAGAGTATAGCGAGGAAATTGCCTCAAATAATAGTTTTTTGCGATACTATTCGTTATACAGTTTGCCAACTCCTTTGCAAAACTTATTTCGTTTGGTAATTTTGATTCCTATTGGAGCACTTGTGTTGTCAGTCGCAAGGAACATGATTGGAATTCCTACCTTTGGTATTTTTACACCGATCTTACTTGCCATGTTTTTTTATGAAACAAACCTATGGTTCGGGATTGGGTTCTTTTTACTAATGATTGTCCTAGGATTTTTTGAACGTTATGCTTTGGATCGATTTTACCTACTTGCGGTTCCTCGACTCTCTATTCTACTCACGATTACAGTTCTAACTTTGATTTTGTTTTCGATACTCAATGAAGAGATTTCGATTTTCAATCAAATGAGTGTGACATTATTTCCAATTGTCATCACAACGATTTTTGTGGAACGTTTTTCGATCATGGTGATTGAAGAAGGTGTGATGCATACAATGATCACACTTTTGGGTACGCTTGTGATTGCACTTGTTAGCTACATGATCTTTTTCTTTGGCTCTTTACAAATTTTGTTTTTTACACATCCCGAATTACTGCTCATCGTGATTGCGATTCAAATTCTTCTAGGATTGTATAAGGGTTACCGAGTGTCAGAACTCTTTCGATTTAAGGAAATATTTAAGTCGTGA
- a CDS encoding alpha-L-glutamate ligase-like protein encodes MISLFKKFESEGILGINRRIGEFILPNNPREFYPLVDDKWKTAELTRQFHVPMPKHYGRIDTFGGIQNTKNLVINQPGFVVKPANGGMGNGILVITKSESLENGKYLFHKADGRVLLEKELNHHISGILSGLYSLDGNSDTCILQERLECHPFFQEISFRGIPDIRVIVYLGYPVMAMLRLPTKESGGRANLHQGALGVGVDLISGTLTHAVCNDKLIKVHPDTKQELSGRVIPHWNVILEMASRCYDMSGLGYLGVDIVLDETRGPLLLEMNARPGLGIQIANRMGLVSRLSLVEKIRDTADGPERRVRRMLGEL; translated from the coding sequence GTGATCTCTCTTTTCAAAAAATTTGAATCCGAAGGAATTCTTGGGATCAATCGTAGGATTGGCGAATTTATATTACCAAACAATCCACGAGAGTTTTATCCACTCGTAGATGATAAATGGAAAACAGCAGAACTCACAAGGCAGTTTCATGTTCCCATGCCGAAACATTATGGTCGGATTGATACATTTGGAGGCATTCAAAATACCAAAAACTTGGTAATCAATCAACCTGGTTTTGTTGTCAAACCGGCGAATGGTGGTATGGGCAATGGAATTTTAGTCATCACCAAAAGTGAATCATTAGAGAATGGGAAGTATCTCTTTCATAAGGCTGATGGAAGAGTATTACTCGAAAAAGAATTGAACCATCATATCTCAGGCATTCTATCTGGACTTTATTCTTTAGATGGGAACTCAGATACATGTATTTTACAAGAACGTTTGGAGTGTCATCCCTTCTTCCAAGAGATTTCCTTTCGAGGAATCCCTGATATACGTGTCATCGTGTACTTAGGGTACCCAGTAATGGCAATGTTACGCCTTCCCACAAAAGAATCGGGTGGTAGAGCTAACTTACACCAAGGAGCTTTAGGTGTTGGCGTGGATCTAATTTCAGGAACATTGACGCATGCGGTTTGCAATGACAAACTGATAAAAGTCCATCCCGACACAAAGCAAGAATTAAGCGGGAGAGTCATTCCTCATTGGAACGTAATTTTAGAAATGGCATCTCGTTGTTATGATATGTCTGGTCTCGGATATTTGGGTGTAGATATTGTTTTAGATGAAACGAGAGGTCCACTGTTATTAGAGATGAATGCAAGACCTGGCCTTGGCATTCAGATTGCCAATCGGATGGGACTTGTGAGTCGTTTGTCTTTGGTGGAGAAGATTCGAGACACAGCAGACGGACCAGAAAGACGCGTCCGCCGCATGTTAGGTGAATTGTAA
- a CDS encoding DUF6580 family putative transport protein: protein MFQSRVSVAILMVIATVISRILPHPPNFTPILAVSLFSGAYLTDRKLALVVPILAMFVSDLYLGFHDLMPVVYGFMVLSVLFGKQIGTSVSKSFGYTFVGSVLFFVVTNVAVWATSGMYTLDLVGLRHCFVMAIPFFQNSILGDLVYSGILFGTMAFLNRTVFQTAKQTA, encoded by the coding sequence ATGTTCCAATCTCGTGTTTCTGTTGCCATCCTTATGGTGATTGCTACTGTCATTAGTCGTATTTTACCGCACCCACCGAATTTTACGCCTATTTTGGCTGTTTCTCTCTTTTCTGGTGCTTATTTGACAGACAGAAAGTTAGCCCTCGTGGTTCCCATCCTTGCGATGTTTGTTTCCGATCTTTATTTAGGATTCCATGACTTAATGCCAGTTGTGTATGGGTTTATGGTTCTTTCCGTTCTCTTTGGAAAACAAATCGGAACTTCCGTTTCAAAATCTTTTGGTTACACCTTTGTTGGTTCTGTTCTTTTCTTTGTGGTAACAAACGTTGCGGTTTGGGCAACGAGTGGGATGTATACTTTGGATCTCGTGGGACTACGCCACTGCTTCGTAATGGCGATTCCATTTTTCCAAAACTCGATTCTTGGTGATCTCGTATATTCTGGTATTCTTTTTGGAACAATGGCGTTTCTCAACCGCACTGTTTTCCAAACAGCAAAACAAACCGCTTAA